One Aliidiomarina minuta genomic region harbors:
- the glmS gene encoding glutamine--fructose-6-phosphate transaminase (isomerizing) → MCGIVGATAERRVADILLEGLRRLEYRGYDSAGMALLNDQGLHTVRRVGKVKELANAAEEQGSNGYAGIAHTRWATHGGVTEANAHPHVSSDTLAVVHNGIIENHESLRKQLQGLGYVFASQTDTEVIAHLVHHEMKSAPTLLAAVQKAVKQLEGAYGTVIMDQREPGELIVARSGSPLVIGLGIGENFVASDQLALLPVTREFIYLEEGDVASVSRQKIAIFDHQGNAVEREQITSDMQYDAGGKGEYRHFMLKEIHEQPFAVRNTLEGRLLDGKVALDAFGPGADAIFKDVQHVQIVACGTSYHAGMVARYWLEEYAGVSCNIEIASEFRYRKSHVFPNSLLVTISQSGETADTLAALRLAKEIGYQSSLSICNVDSSSMVRESDLAFLTRAGAEIGVASTKAFTTQLAGLLMLTAAIGRYHGMSDAIEARITKALSSLPAKLEECLGITTEIEALAPEFADKDHSLFLGRGNQYPIAMEGALKLKEISYIHAEAYASGELKHGPLALIDADMPVIVVAPNNELLEKLKSNVEEVRARGGIMYVFADRDANFVSDESMRVINLAHVDELIAPIIYTLPLQLLSYYVAIIKGTDVDQPRNLAKSVTVE, encoded by the coding sequence ATGTGCGGGATAGTAGGGGCAACAGCAGAGCGTCGGGTAGCGGATATTCTACTGGAAGGTTTACGTCGTTTAGAGTACCGCGGATATGATTCTGCGGGCATGGCCTTACTCAATGACCAGGGCCTGCATACCGTCCGCCGGGTAGGTAAAGTGAAAGAGCTGGCGAATGCTGCTGAAGAGCAAGGCAGTAATGGTTATGCTGGCATCGCTCATACCCGTTGGGCAACCCATGGGGGCGTCACCGAAGCAAACGCTCACCCGCATGTCTCCAGTGACACCCTCGCCGTCGTACACAATGGCATCATTGAAAATCACGAAAGCTTGCGTAAACAATTGCAGGGCTTAGGTTATGTGTTTGCTTCACAAACCGACACTGAAGTTATTGCGCACCTGGTGCACCACGAAATGAAAAGCGCCCCGACCTTGCTGGCTGCGGTGCAAAAAGCCGTTAAGCAGTTAGAAGGCGCCTATGGCACCGTAATTATGGATCAGCGTGAACCTGGTGAATTGATAGTGGCACGTTCAGGCAGCCCATTGGTGATAGGACTTGGCATTGGCGAAAACTTTGTTGCTTCCGATCAGCTGGCGCTATTACCTGTGACCCGCGAATTTATCTATCTGGAAGAAGGCGATGTGGCTTCGGTGTCGCGTCAGAAGATTGCCATTTTTGATCATCAGGGCAACGCTGTAGAACGCGAACAAATCACCTCGGACATGCAGTATGACGCCGGTGGTAAAGGCGAATATAGGCATTTCATGTTAAAAGAAATTCATGAACAGCCTTTTGCGGTGCGTAATACCCTGGAAGGTCGCTTGCTGGATGGCAAAGTAGCCCTTGATGCTTTTGGCCCCGGTGCCGATGCTATTTTCAAAGACGTTCAGCACGTGCAAATCGTAGCCTGTGGCACTAGCTACCATGCGGGCATGGTGGCCCGTTACTGGTTAGAAGAATATGCTGGCGTGTCCTGCAATATTGAAATCGCTTCCGAGTTTCGCTATCGCAAATCCCATGTATTCCCGAACAGCTTGTTAGTGACCATTTCTCAGTCCGGTGAAACCGCCGACACCCTCGCCGCCCTGCGCCTGGCTAAAGAAATCGGTTATCAGTCCAGCTTAAGCATCTGCAACGTAGACTCTTCTTCTATGGTGCGTGAATCGGATTTAGCTTTCCTAACCCGTGCCGGCGCAGAGATCGGTGTGGCTTCCACCAAAGCCTTTACCACACAGTTAGCTGGCTTGTTGATGTTAACCGCCGCTATCGGCCGTTACCATGGCATGAGCGATGCAATTGAAGCTCGTATTACTAAAGCGTTGTCCTCTTTGCCAGCTAAACTGGAAGAATGCCTGGGTATTACTACTGAAATTGAAGCGCTGGCGCCGGAGTTCGCAGACAAAGACCACAGTCTTTTCCTGGGGCGTGGCAATCAGTACCCAATCGCTATGGAAGGGGCCCTTAAACTGAAAGAAATCAGCTACATTCATGCCGAAGCCTACGCCTCCGGTGAACTAAAACACGGCCCGCTGGCGCTAATAGACGCCGATATGCCGGTTATAGTAGTAGCGCCCAACAATGAGTTGCTGGAAAAGTTAAAATCTAATGTCGAAGAAGTGCGTGCACGGGGCGGCATTATGTATGTCTTCGCCGATCGTGATGCGAACTTTGTCAGCGATGAGAGCATGCGGGTTATTAACCTGGCGCATGTCGATGAACTGATAGCGCCCATCATCTACACCCTGCCCTTGCAGTTGCTCAGCTACTACGTCGCCATCATCAAAGGCACCGACGTAGACCAGCCCCGCAACCTGGCAAAATCTGTCACCGTCGAGTAG